AAACCCCGTGGAACAGGTGGTCTTTCAGAGACAGTACACCCATTCGGTTCCCATGGACGGCAGTTCCCCCGACGCCCTGGCGGCGGCGCTGAGCGCCGCCATGAAGGAACTCTCCGGCAAGATCGTGGCGGACATAGCCGCCGCTCTCAGGGAAGGCGCCGAAAAATGACAGGAACTCTTGACAGACCGCCCCTTTTGACAAATATTATTCACGTCGAGACTATAAGGATCTAACAGGTGCCCGAAAAAAACCCGGAAGACGACTTCAAGATGGGGTCCCCGGAACCGCCCGGAGAACAGCTCCTTGTCTGTGAACGGGCCCTCGGCACCTCGGAGCGAAAGCTCTCGTCCATGCTCGAGCTCGGGCGCCTCATCGGCCTCGACCTCAACCTCGACGACATGCTCATCCAGATAGCTTCGAAGGCCAAGGAGGTCCTTGAAGCAGACAGGTTCAACCTCCTTCTTTACGACCCGAAAACGGATGAGCTCTGGACAAAGATGGTCTTCGAGATCGAAGGCAGGGAGTTCCGCACGCCATCCCACGTCGGACTCGCGGGGTACGCCTTCCACACGGGACAGACCGTCAATGTCGAGGATGCGCACGAGGACCCCCGCTTCTTCCGCTACATCGAAGAGGCCATAGGCTACACAACGAAGAGCATGCTCTGCATGCCTTTCTTCTCGAGGTCCGGCGCCGCTCTCGGGGTCATGCAGCTCATCAACAAGCGCGAGGGAAGGTTTACCGCCGAGGATGAGGCGCTCCTCCGGATGTTCACCAACCACGCCTCGGTCTTTATCGAGATCGCCCAGCTCCAGAAGGAGCGTATGGACACCCTGGAAGAGTCACGCAGGGAACTTGCGCGTCTCAACAAGGCAAAGGGCAAGGCCCTCGATCACCTCTCCCACGAGCTGAAGACACCCCTTGCCCTCATCCAGGGGTATCTGCGCATCCTGAAGAGGAAGATATCCAGAGAACCCCAGGGGGCCTCGGTGCTGGGGTATTTCGATATCCTCAAGCATTACATGACGCGCCTTTTCGAGGTGCAGAAGGAATCTGAGAAGATCATCCTCGCCTATCGCGAGATGGAGGAGGAAAACCTCGTCGACGAACTCGAGAACCTCTGGAAGAGGATCGAAGGCATGGACATCCCCGTCGACACCAGGGAACACTGGCAGACCCTCAAGGAATGCGTCGCCAACTACATCCCTCCCGACAGCAGATCGGAAAGCATGTTCCTCCTCTACCCCGTGGCTCAAAAGGCCATAGCAGACTCCCGGGCCAACGCGCCCCACCGCGATATCGAATTCCGCCTGAGCGGAGACGAGGAGGCCTCCATATTCATGGACGTCGTCGTGGTGCGGGACATGATGGTTGGGCTTCTCAAGAACGCCGTGGAGAACACGCCTGACGGGGGCCTCGTCGAGGTATCCGTTACAACGGACGAAAGGAGCGTCACCGTTGCCGTCAGGGATTACGGCATTGGGATCACCGAACAGAACAAGGATCACGTATTCGAAGGCTTTTTCCACACCCAGGACACCGACCTGTACGGTTCGAAGAACGCATACGACTTCGGAGCCGGCGGCAAAGGACTCGACCTCTTCCAGATGAAGGTGTACGGGCGGCGTTTCGGCTTCGACATCTCGATGAAGAGCTCCCGCTGTGTTCACATCCCCACCGACAGGGACCTGTGTCCCGGGAGGATCTCCGAGTGCCGCTTCGTCTCGCGCCGGCAGGACTGCCTGGAAACCGGCGGAACTACTTTTTATTTGACTTTTCCCGCTGCGAAAGAATATCTTAAGACCAGTACTAGGGACGAGTCAACTCCTTAATCCAAGGCCTTGTAAATGACCCGTAAAGATCCCCTCGTTGACCTGCTTATCCACGATCTCACCGGTCCGTTGTCGATCGTACTGACCAGCGTCAACAACCTCTTGAG
The Syntrophorhabdus sp. genome window above contains:
- a CDS encoding GAF domain-containing sensor histidine kinase — translated: MPEKNPEDDFKMGSPEPPGEQLLVCERALGTSERKLSSMLELGRLIGLDLNLDDMLIQIASKAKEVLEADRFNLLLYDPKTDELWTKMVFEIEGREFRTPSHVGLAGYAFHTGQTVNVEDAHEDPRFFRYIEEAIGYTTKSMLCMPFFSRSGAALGVMQLINKREGRFTAEDEALLRMFTNHASVFIEIAQLQKERMDTLEESRRELARLNKAKGKALDHLSHELKTPLALIQGYLRILKRKISREPQGASVLGYFDILKHYMTRLFEVQKESEKIILAYREMEEENLVDELENLWKRIEGMDIPVDTREHWQTLKECVANYIPPDSRSESMFLLYPVAQKAIADSRANAPHRDIEFRLSGDEEASIFMDVVVVRDMMVGLLKNAVENTPDGGLVEVSVTTDERSVTVAVRDYGIGITEQNKDHVFEGFFHTQDTDLYGSKNAYDFGAGGKGLDLFQMKVYGRRFGFDISMKSSRCVHIPTDRDLCPGRISECRFVSRRQDCLETGGTTFYLTFPAAKEYLKTSTRDESTP